A single window of Novipirellula aureliae DNA harbors:
- a CDS encoding transposase — MIDEGLFRRRNLPHIDVDGKPYFITGCLAGSIPASGMSRIRSYRQELEQRSIPNNMACQEWEEKKHKLVFRLVDSILDGEPAVKHLEDDRLADIVQNAFSHFAGERYQLFAYVVMPSHHHWVFLPDPDWSDAFLKQQLSKCRQQTPRESISHSIQSFTATRCNRILGRTGTFWQDETFDHFVRNETELLRIIHYIENNPVVARLCEKPEDYKHSSASIRKKRGIEAGQPISRGTGF; from the coding sequence ATGATTGACGAAGGTCTCTTCCGTCGCCGTAATTTGCCGCACATTGACGTTGATGGAAAGCCATATTTTATCACTGGCTGCTTAGCTGGAAGCATTCCGGCCTCTGGCATGAGTCGAATTCGATCGTACCGCCAAGAATTAGAGCAGAGAAGCATTCCCAACAATATGGCGTGTCAAGAATGGGAAGAAAAGAAACACAAACTTGTTTTTAGGCTGGTTGATTCGATCCTAGATGGTGAACCCGCGGTAAAACACTTGGAAGACGACCGGCTTGCGGACATCGTACAGAATGCTTTTTCGCATTTTGCGGGTGAACGATACCAACTCTTTGCCTACGTTGTCATGCCCAGTCATCATCATTGGGTGTTCTTGCCTGATCCAGATTGGAGTGACGCGTTTTTGAAACAGCAACTGAGCAAATGTAGGCAACAAACACCACGCGAATCCATATCGCATAGTATTCAAAGTTTTACAGCCACGCGATGCAATCGTATTCTCGGGCGAACAGGTACATTTTGGCAGGACGAAACATTCGATCATTTTGTTCGCAACGAAACCGAATTGCTACGAATCATTCATTACATCGAGAACAATCCGGTTGTCGCTCGCTTGTGTGAAAAACCAGAAGACTACAAACACTCATCGGCATCCATTCGCAAGAAGCGGGGCATCGAAGCGGGGCAACCGATCAGCCGTGGCACAGGCTTCTAG
- a CDS encoding alpha/beta hydrolase, which produces MLNTRVACAILWLSSVFLTGSAQERILESGKTHHGSIAASNEVDSLELTLSPEDFVRGSVAGDEMVLWLVDGDQRRVRRLAAGIGSRQAFMFVAGEKGPYSLQVSGPVGQSYTVQLRDVVPLADQSPPANPLASPTLRKLKKHLASGGDTSDFWEKMQQQGTPLVETTNVEPPLDATEALITFLWRGAKRNVRLFGAPSGDHDELARLPGSDIWYRSYRVPKTARIDYRLAPDVPQFDGTATEQRRAILATAQRDPFNPRHEPTKTVDIYDGVSIVELPDAPDPIWTTPNPSLPTGTVKTYRLTSQILGNTRDIHLYRTAGYRPDSPENAIVVTFDGDQYLNEIKLPLIFDNLVAAGKIPPTAAIMICNPSQQRRSAELPCNDNFARFIADELMPWVNEQDIHAARERTVIVGASFGGLASAFLGLKHPEIFGNVMSQSGSFWWAPGGFEAKGNVESQWLTRQYVTAPLQPVHYYLDVGTFETPSEILPCTRHLRDVLQAKGYDVKYNEFVGGHGYFYWRYSLADGIIHLLGASQNADQ; this is translated from the coding sequence ATGTTGAATACAAGAGTTGCCTGCGCGATACTGTGGTTGTCATCTGTTTTTCTGACGGGATCGGCACAAGAGAGAATCTTGGAGTCGGGTAAAACGCACCACGGAAGCATCGCCGCGTCAAACGAAGTCGATTCGCTTGAACTTACGCTGTCACCGGAGGATTTTGTACGTGGTTCGGTCGCCGGTGATGAGATGGTTCTGTGGCTTGTCGATGGAGATCAGCGTCGTGTTCGACGGTTGGCAGCTGGCATCGGGTCTCGGCAAGCATTTATGTTTGTTGCTGGCGAAAAGGGTCCTTACTCGTTGCAAGTCAGCGGCCCAGTGGGTCAGAGCTACACGGTGCAACTTAGAGATGTCGTCCCGCTTGCTGATCAATCGCCTCCAGCGAACCCGTTGGCGAGTCCCACGCTACGGAAACTAAAAAAGCATCTGGCTTCCGGTGGCGACACGAGCGATTTTTGGGAAAAAATGCAACAGCAAGGAACCCCTCTCGTTGAAACAACCAACGTGGAACCTCCGCTCGATGCGACCGAAGCATTAATCACCTTTTTGTGGCGAGGTGCGAAACGCAATGTTAGACTTTTCGGTGCACCATCAGGCGATCATGATGAACTCGCCCGGCTCCCTGGTAGCGACATTTGGTACCGCAGTTACCGCGTTCCCAAGACAGCCCGCATCGACTATCGACTAGCACCGGACGTTCCGCAATTTGACGGCACAGCGACCGAGCAACGACGTGCGATTTTGGCGACCGCCCAACGCGACCCATTCAATCCACGGCACGAGCCAACCAAAACGGTTGACATCTACGATGGCGTTTCGATTGTCGAGCTACCCGATGCGCCAGATCCAATTTGGACCACGCCGAACCCCTCTCTACCAACCGGCACGGTCAAAACCTATCGTTTAACGAGTCAGATTCTTGGCAATACACGGGATATTCATCTGTATCGTACGGCCGGTTATCGACCTGATTCGCCCGAGAATGCGATCGTGGTCACGTTCGATGGCGATCAGTATTTGAACGAGATCAAATTACCGCTGATTTTCGACAACTTGGTTGCCGCTGGCAAAATTCCTCCCACCGCAGCGATCATGATCTGCAATCCCAGTCAACAACGCCGCTCTGCCGAATTGCCGTGCAATGACAACTTTGCTCGATTCATAGCTGACGAGTTGATGCCTTGGGTGAACGAACAAGATATCCACGCGGCTAGAGAACGGACCGTTATCGTTGGTGCAAGTTTCGGTGGCCTTGCGTCGGCGTTCCTGGGACTCAAACACCCCGAGATCTTCGGCAACGTGATGAGTCAATCAGGATCGTTTTGGTGGGCGCCCGGCGGTTTTGAAGCGAAGGGTAACGTAGAGTCTCAATGGCTAACTCGCCAATACGTTACGGCTCCACTGCAACCCGTTCACTATTATCTCGACGTAGGAACGTTTGAGACACCGAGTGAGATATTGCCATGTACCCGGCACCTTCGCGATGTGTTGCAGGCGAAAGGCTACGACGTGAAGTACAACGAGTTTGTTGGTGGCCATGGATACTTTTACTGGCGATACAGCTTGGCTGACGGTATCATCCATTTACTTGGTGCTTCGCAGAACGCTGATCAATGA
- a CDS encoding cytochrome-c peroxidase: MRSPAIGLIGRPRSIFILLAMISSYVTAASESTEKKPPRPERTERERAQWIDELRSLYTTDPQQWPAPFVDEPHQWRELGLLPPVVHPTDNPHSPEKEELGKILFFDPRLSGSGQIACASCHDPDLHWADGRTTSFGHSRTLLTRNAPTIRNSAFAKTLFWDGRAESLESQVIAVLNNPSEMRANVHDVTERLKTSDEYRTRFQASFGDDAITFERIAQAIACFERTIVGGRSRFDAFLNGKIPELSPSELAGLDLFRREARCINCHNGPLFSDGEMHNVGLSYYGRRFEDLGHYHVSGEAESVGQFRTPSLRDVTRTTPLMHNGLFELQGVLNMYNAGMPTLRRKDHQQDDPLFPIKSPLLKPLGLNQQDLADLAAFLKALEEPKLRIWAPPLPSIPPTN, translated from the coding sequence ATGCGTTCACCGGCCATTGGATTGATCGGTCGTCCGAGATCGATATTTATTTTGCTGGCAATGATTTCATCCTATGTCACCGCTGCCAGCGAAAGTACCGAAAAGAAACCACCTCGCCCCGAGCGAACCGAACGCGAGCGAGCGCAGTGGATCGACGAGCTGCGATCGCTGTATACCACAGACCCTCAGCAGTGGCCCGCTCCGTTTGTCGATGAGCCACACCAATGGCGTGAGCTCGGATTGCTTCCGCCTGTCGTCCATCCTACCGATAACCCGCACTCACCTGAAAAAGAAGAACTTGGGAAGATCTTATTTTTTGATCCCAGGTTGTCTGGTAGCGGCCAAATTGCCTGTGCATCCTGTCATGACCCCGATCTTCATTGGGCAGATGGACGCACCACCAGTTTCGGTCATTCCCGCACTCTGCTGACTCGCAATGCCCCCACGATTCGCAACAGCGCGTTCGCGAAAACGTTGTTTTGGGACGGCCGCGCCGAATCGCTGGAGTCACAAGTCATTGCAGTCTTAAACAACCCTAGCGAGATGCGTGCGAATGTTCACGACGTCACCGAACGGCTCAAAACGAGTGATGAATACCGAACACGTTTCCAGGCTTCGTTTGGTGATGACGCGATTACCTTCGAACGAATTGCCCAGGCAATCGCTTGTTTTGAGCGAACGATCGTCGGCGGCCGGTCACGGTTTGATGCGTTCCTCAACGGTAAGATCCCTGAACTCAGCCCATCCGAGCTTGCCGGATTGGATCTTTTTCGCCGTGAAGCCCGTTGCATCAACTGCCACAATGGTCCACTGTTTTCCGATGGCGAAATGCACAACGTCGGACTGAGTTACTATGGGCGTCGGTTTGAAGATCTGGGGCACTACCATGTCAGTGGCGAAGCAGAATCCGTCGGACAATTTCGCACTCCTTCATTACGCGATGTCACACGGACGACGCCGTTAATGCACAATGGGTTGTTCGAGCTACAGGGCGTGCTCAACATGTACAATGCAGGGATGCCAACGCTAAGGCGAAAGGATCACCAACAAGACGATCCCTTGTTCCCAATCAAATCACCTCTACTAAAACCATTGGGATTGAACCAACAAGATCTCGCAGACTTAGCTGCATTTTTGAAAGCGTTGGAAGAACCGAAACTGCGGATTTGGGCTCCCCCTTTGCCAAGCATTCCGCCGACCAACTGA
- a CDS encoding PepSY-associated TM helix domain-containing protein, with the protein MRTADEVPPTPRPASWSRTIVTWHWISSAVSLVGMLLFAITGITLNHASQIEGNPQVESRTAEMPQGLQDRVRQIQVDGSGTLPVEVASWLTDRFEKPIGSRLADWSDDEIYLSMPGPGTDAWLAIDRETGMVEFERTQRGWISYFNDLHKGRNTGPAWKWVLDLFALATVVFCVTGLMLLIQHARRRRLTWPLVALGFVAPALVAILLIH; encoded by the coding sequence ATGCGGACGGCGGACGAAGTTCCACCAACGCCACGCCCTGCTTCGTGGTCCCGCACGATCGTTACATGGCACTGGATCAGTTCGGCGGTCAGTTTAGTCGGCATGTTGTTGTTTGCGATCACAGGTATCACCCTCAATCATGCTTCGCAAATTGAGGGCAACCCACAAGTCGAATCACGGACAGCCGAGATGCCTCAAGGCTTACAAGATCGGGTGCGACAAATCCAGGTTGACGGTAGCGGCACGTTGCCGGTCGAAGTTGCGAGTTGGCTGACGGACCGCTTTGAGAAACCAATCGGTTCACGACTTGCGGATTGGTCCGATGATGAAATTTATCTTTCAATGCCTGGCCCCGGCACCGACGCTTGGTTGGCCATTGATCGTGAGACAGGGATGGTCGAGTTTGAACGGACTCAGCGTGGCTGGATTTCCTACTTCAACGACTTGCACAAAGGCCGCAATACCGGGCCCGCGTGGAAGTGGGTTTTGGATTTGTTTGCTTTAGCGACGGTCGTGTTTTGTGTGACGGGATTGATGTTGTTGATTCAGCATGCGCGACGTCGCCGGCTAACATGGCCGTTGGTCGCACTCGGTTTCGTCGCTCCCGCGTTGGTGGCGATATTATTGATTCACTAG
- a CDS encoding DUF2271 domain-containing protein: MKSLLFGLLNLCLLASIVHGDEPTARFVTTIEIPRLNVSEYHRPYVAAWIQDQDKQAVANVAVWYQMKDSAEGVGTKWLPDLRQWWRRSGRSLQMPVDGVSGATRPAGTHTVALSSDDPRLVKLAPGKYNLIVEAAREVGGRELLEIPFTWPADQNKTLRAAGKEELGEITLTIQP; this comes from the coding sequence ATGAAATCACTGCTTTTTGGTTTACTAAACCTGTGTTTGCTTGCCAGTATCGTTCACGGCGATGAACCAACCGCCCGCTTCGTCACGACGATCGAGATTCCGCGATTGAACGTGTCTGAATACCATCGCCCTTACGTTGCGGCGTGGATTCAAGACCAAGACAAGCAAGCGGTTGCGAACGTCGCCGTTTGGTATCAGATGAAAGACTCTGCTGAAGGAGTCGGCACGAAGTGGTTGCCTGATCTGCGGCAATGGTGGCGGCGCAGCGGACGAAGTTTGCAAATGCCTGTTGATGGCGTTTCCGGGGCGACCCGACCGGCGGGAACGCACACGGTTGCGCTGTCCAGCGATGATCCGCGATTGGTAAAACTCGCACCTGGAAAATACAACTTGATCGTCGAAGCTGCACGTGAAGTTGGTGGACGCGAGCTGCTGGAAATACCGTTCACCTGGCCGGCTGATCAAAACAAAACGCTTCGCGCCGCGGGCAAAGAAGAACTCGGCGAAATCACGCTCACCATTCAACCTTAA
- a CDS encoding ABC transporter ATP-binding protein, translating to MNEKNPEPITIVQNVSKIYRQGDRTVNALLEVDLTINEGTFVAVMGASGSGKSTLLHLMSGLTRPSAGTVIVADQDLDKLSDSKLTRFRRERIGLVFQAFNLIPSLNAYDNILFPLYAAGIKQPDTSEVSELADQLGIQDRLTHRPDSLSGGEQQRVAIARSLIANPAIVLADEPTGSLDSVTGQAICKLLRTLCDQQGRTIVVVTHESTVAAWADRVVVLKDGRILKQFEVDECGNALSLSMQYQAAVESEDTVLA from the coding sequence ATGAATGAAAAGAACCCTGAGCCGATCACTATCGTGCAAAACGTCTCGAAGATTTACCGCCAAGGAGATCGTACGGTCAACGCGCTGCTTGAGGTGGACCTAACGATCAACGAGGGAACGTTTGTCGCAGTCATGGGGGCGAGTGGTTCTGGCAAGAGCACGCTTTTGCATTTAATGAGCGGCCTGACCCGACCGTCTGCGGGCACCGTGATCGTTGCCGACCAAGACTTGGACAAACTTAGTGATAGCAAACTCACTCGTTTTCGCCGCGAACGTATCGGGTTGGTGTTCCAAGCATTCAACTTGATTCCTTCGCTCAACGCCTATGACAACATTTTGTTCCCGCTCTATGCCGCGGGTATCAAACAGCCCGACACGTCAGAGGTGAGCGAGCTCGCGGACCAGCTCGGCATTCAGGATCGCTTGACGCACCGCCCCGATTCGCTCAGCGGAGGTGAGCAGCAGCGCGTTGCGATCGCGCGTTCGCTGATTGCGAATCCCGCTATCGTGCTTGCCGACGAGCCGACCGGCAGTTTGGACTCGGTTACCGGACAAGCGATCTGCAAGTTGCTTCGCACACTATGCGACCAACAAGGACGGACGATTGTGGTTGTTACTCATGAATCGACCGTGGCGGCATGGGCGGACCGAGTCGTCGTGCTAAAGGATGGCCGAATCTTGAAACAATTCGAAGTTGACGAGTGCGGGAACGCTCTGTCGCTATCGATGCAGTATCAGGCGGCGGTCGAGTCGGAAGACACGGTTTTGGCATAG
- a CDS encoding DUF1559 domain-containing protein, with protein sequence MLRLYRHSSLRTPTRRISPAVARQAFTLVELLVVIAIIGVLVGLLLPAVQSAREAARSMQCSNNLKQIGLALHNYASTYNEAFPNNGYSWPGGYPSDYSPHAKILPFLEQAQLQDLIDFDIYMGHPALADLPADLHVAAGTRVATYECPSDINAALHGLTMPSGASIQIAGTSYSMNQGSGLDGVFHPGNGVKSDGLCWIGATVRFRDILDGTSNTIAFAEALIGGDIDQATPTPLMDPDFYRASTSAADTTVASLSDSGNVADIQSYITSWNGDRNHYWLRGSVPNGPVMNGRLSPNSQIPDMVRGSSKITAARSNHAGLVKVCLADGSVRNVTDSVDADVWHASWTKRGREVETISSQP encoded by the coding sequence ATGCTACGTCTCTATAGACATTCGTCTCTACGTACCCCTACACGCCGCATAAGCCCTGCGGTGGCCCGCCAGGCCTTCACGCTCGTTGAGCTGCTGGTCGTGATCGCAATCATCGGCGTGCTTGTGGGGCTGCTATTGCCCGCCGTTCAATCTGCTCGTGAAGCGGCTCGCTCGATGCAGTGCAGTAACAACCTAAAACAGATTGGTCTTGCACTTCACAACTACGCTTCGACGTACAACGAGGCCTTTCCAAACAATGGGTACTCGTGGCCGGGCGGATATCCAAGCGATTACTCGCCGCACGCCAAGATTCTGCCCTTCTTGGAACAGGCTCAGCTGCAGGATTTGATCGACTTTGATATCTACATGGGGCACCCCGCGCTCGCTGATTTACCAGCCGATCTTCATGTGGCCGCTGGGACAAGGGTTGCCACTTATGAATGCCCCAGCGACATCAACGCTGCCTTGCATGGACTCACGATGCCGTCAGGCGCATCGATCCAAATTGCCGGAACAAGCTATAGCATGAATCAAGGCAGTGGCCTTGATGGCGTCTTCCATCCTGGCAACGGCGTGAAATCGGATGGACTGTGTTGGATTGGGGCTACGGTGCGGTTCCGAGACATCTTGGATGGGACTAGCAACACAATTGCCTTTGCCGAAGCGTTGATTGGTGGAGACATTGACCAAGCGACCCCTACCCCCTTGATGGATCCCGATTTTTATCGAGCGTCCACCTCTGCAGCGGACACCACGGTGGCCAGTCTTTCGGACTCGGGGAACGTTGCCGACATTCAGAGCTACATCACGAGTTGGAATGGGGATCGAAATCACTACTGGCTACGCGGCAGCGTACCCAACGGCCCTGTCATGAACGGTCGCCTGAGCCCCAATAGCCAGATTCCAGATATGGTTCGCGGGTCGTCCAAGATCACGGCAGCTCGCAGCAATCATGCCGGCCTCGTGAAGGTCTGCTTGGCGGACGGTAGTGTTCGCAACGTTACCGACTCCGTCGATGCCGATGTTTGGCATGCCAGCTGGACAAAACGGGGACGCGAGGTTGAAACGATTTCGTCACAGCCATAG
- a CDS encoding prenyltransferase/squalene oxidase repeat-containing protein, which yields MSQRRNFRLERRIFVTTIALLVVCGTTFAQDLAPVERAPVSKREQQRREVVDKALAYLAKEGQSNAGTFSDKVGPGVTALAITAALRNGKTTDDPMVAEGLMALESFIKPDGGIYGNGRLKNYETCVAMVCFSEANQTGKYNETLKRAKEFVTGMQYGEAKRDPSDPWYGGVGYGGAGRPDLSNTGYLIEALRAAESSPEDPAIQRALAFVSRCQNLDSEYNDTPFAAKVDDGGFYYEIPTTKIDPSTSEERYTPNGGLRSYGSMGYTGLKSMIFAGLTKEDPRVKAALQWITDHYSVEKNPGMGSAGLYYYYHTFASGLNAAGIKMLKDADGVEHDWKADLIAELAKRQNEDGSWSNDNQRWFENDKNLATSFALMALAYCK from the coding sequence ATGAGTCAACGACGGAATTTTCGCCTCGAGCGACGGATTTTTGTCACCACGATCGCTTTGCTGGTTGTCTGCGGAACAACGTTCGCCCAAGACCTTGCGCCGGTAGAAAGGGCTCCGGTTTCTAAACGGGAGCAACAGCGACGCGAAGTCGTCGACAAAGCCCTCGCCTATTTGGCGAAAGAAGGCCAATCCAATGCCGGAACGTTCTCGGACAAGGTCGGGCCAGGAGTGACGGCTTTGGCGATCACTGCGGCCCTGCGAAATGGAAAAACGACGGATGATCCGATGGTGGCCGAGGGCTTGATGGCCTTGGAGAGCTTCATCAAGCCCGACGGTGGGATTTACGGCAATGGTCGACTAAAGAACTATGAAACCTGCGTTGCGATGGTTTGTTTTTCCGAGGCAAATCAAACGGGTAAGTACAATGAAACCTTGAAGCGAGCCAAGGAGTTCGTCACAGGAATGCAATATGGCGAGGCGAAGCGTGATCCGTCTGACCCTTGGTATGGAGGCGTTGGCTATGGCGGGGCGGGACGTCCTGACTTGTCTAACACCGGTTACTTGATCGAAGCTCTTCGGGCAGCCGAATCTAGCCCCGAGGATCCGGCGATCCAACGAGCATTGGCGTTCGTTTCACGTTGCCAGAATCTTGACAGTGAGTATAACGACACTCCGTTCGCGGCTAAGGTCGACGACGGCGGGTTCTATTACGAAATCCCCACGACGAAGATCGACCCGAGCACGTCAGAGGAGCGTTACACGCCAAATGGAGGTTTGCGCAGTTACGGGTCGATGGGTTACACGGGACTGAAGAGTATGATTTTTGCAGGGTTGACGAAAGAGGATCCGCGAGTGAAAGCGGCATTGCAATGGATTACGGATCATTACAGCGTCGAGAAAAACCCGGGGATGGGCTCGGCTGGATTGTACTATTACTACCACACGTTCGCGTCAGGCTTGAACGCTGCCGGAATCAAGATGTTAAAAGACGCCGACGGAGTCGAGCACGACTGGAAAGCAGACCTTATTGCCGAGCTAGCCAAGCGTCAAAACGAAGACGGTTCGTGGAGCAATGACAATCAACGATGGTTCGAGAACGACAAGAACCTAGCAACAAGTTTTGCATTGATGGCGTTAGCATATTGTAAGTAA
- a CDS encoding DUF4198 domain-containing protein translates to MTRILLSTLLVALLLPVTSFAHKVWLRPSQTVFSGTDPWVTVDAAVSNDLFYFNHFPLQLDGLEIIAPDGSTADAQNQSVGKYRSVFDLPLTQRGTYRIALVNRGVFASYELDGEQLRWRGKPENLTAEIPLEATNLQVTESVGRIETFVTNGPPTTDSLKPTGEGVELLPVSHPNDLYVGEKATFRLVVNGKPAKGLDVTVIRGETRYRDRQEEQIVTTDANGEFSVTWSNPGMYWIESSAQDKDTSVPQAQTRRLGYAATVEVLPQ, encoded by the coding sequence ATGACTCGAATCCTACTCTCAACGCTATTGGTTGCTTTGCTGCTTCCCGTAACCAGCTTTGCCCATAAAGTTTGGCTGCGTCCTTCGCAAACCGTGTTTTCTGGGACCGATCCTTGGGTCACCGTCGATGCTGCGGTCTCGAACGATCTGTTTTACTTCAATCATTTTCCGCTTCAACTCGATGGGTTGGAGATTATCGCACCCGATGGAAGTACCGCTGATGCTCAAAATCAATCGGTCGGCAAGTATCGTAGCGTCTTCGACCTGCCACTGACCCAACGAGGAACGTATCGCATCGCACTTGTCAATCGAGGCGTCTTCGCCAGCTATGAACTCGATGGCGAGCAGCTGCGTTGGCGCGGCAAGCCCGAGAATCTTACGGCCGAGATTCCCTTGGAAGCGACGAACTTACAAGTCACCGAAAGTGTCGGACGGATCGAAACCTTTGTCACCAACGGGCCGCCGACAACCGATTCGCTCAAACCGACCGGTGAAGGTGTCGAACTCCTTCCCGTCAGCCATCCTAACGACCTTTACGTTGGTGAAAAAGCGACGTTCCGATTGGTCGTCAACGGCAAACCTGCCAAGGGACTGGACGTCACCGTGATTCGTGGTGAGACTCGCTATCGCGACAGGCAAGAGGAACAGATTGTGACGACGGATGCCAATGGCGAGTTCTCCGTAACGTGGTCAAATCCAGGTATGTACTGGATCGAATCGAGTGCCCAAGACAAGGATACGAGCGTTCCGCAAGCACAAACGCGACGTCTCGGTTACGCCGCAACCGTGGAAGTGCTGCCTCAATAA
- the hemP gene encoding hemin uptake protein HemP, whose translation MQKRESSSDGDSRRTTESNDSAIRQIESKIVHFNELARCGEEVWIEHEGQLYRLRLTRQGKLILTK comes from the coding sequence ATGCAGAAACGCGAGAGCAGTTCTGATGGCGATTCTAGAAGAACGACCGAATCGAACGATTCGGCAATCCGCCAAATTGAGTCGAAAATTGTTCACTTCAATGAACTGGCTCGCTGTGGAGAGGAGGTTTGGATTGAGCACGAGGGGCAGCTCTATCGTCTGCGTCTGACCCGGCAGGGAAAGCTGATTTTGACAAAATAG
- a CDS encoding DUF1559 family PulG-like putative transporter translates to MYQTATSVESRLNRRAFTLVELLVVIAIIGALVSLLLPAVQSAREAARRMSCSNNLKQLGLGMHNFHAAFDAFPTSTSGNGALHYWGAQLMPYLEQTPLAGIYDYSVRYNDVGNRPAVQTPLSYMSCPSTPGGPILDPRFKRATGSSPEAWSSYGADYAGSAGPYSSLWKAPNYVGTEKPTNIDGFFKGTTKPGQRGRRSRDILDGLSNSIMFVESAGRPQVWQQGRMLPGSGELESASSLYVAVSSWAAANLFVVRGYRYDETIADEFSRWKTPGPKMINASNYYSTYSFHPGGAHIGLADGSVRFVSESVSTATMCDYLTIAGHEVNGEL, encoded by the coding sequence ATGTACCAAACCGCTACGTCTGTGGAGTCTCGTCTGAACCGTCGAGCTTTCACGCTGGTCGAACTTTTAGTCGTGATCGCCATCATTGGGGCGTTGGTAAGCCTATTGCTGCCCGCTGTGCAAAGCGCGCGTGAAGCGGCGAGGCGAATGAGTTGTTCCAACAATTTGAAACAACTCGGCTTGGGCATGCACAATTTCCATGCGGCCTTCGATGCGTTTCCAACCAGCACCTCGGGTAATGGCGCGCTGCATTACTGGGGTGCTCAGTTGATGCCGTATCTCGAGCAAACGCCATTGGCCGGGATCTATGATTATTCGGTTCGGTACAATGACGTTGGCAATCGCCCAGCGGTACAGACCCCGCTTTCTTATATGAGTTGCCCGAGCACCCCTGGCGGTCCGATTCTAGACCCGCGTTTCAAGCGGGCGACGGGGTCGAGTCCGGAGGCTTGGTCGTCCTATGGTGCTGACTACGCTGGTTCGGCTGGCCCGTATTCCTCCTTATGGAAGGCGCCCAACTATGTGGGAACCGAAAAGCCAACAAACATCGATGGATTTTTCAAAGGCACGACGAAGCCGGGGCAACGAGGGCGTCGCAGCCGTGACATACTCGATGGGCTTTCTAATTCGATCATGTTCGTCGAATCGGCTGGCCGTCCTCAAGTGTGGCAACAAGGCCGCATGCTTCCTGGCTCTGGCGAATTAGAGAGTGCCTCTTCGTTGTACGTCGCCGTGTCGAGTTGGGCAGCGGCCAATTTGTTTGTGGTTCGCGGCTATCGTTATGACGAAACCATCGCAGATGAGTTCTCAAGATGGAAAACGCCAGGCCCGAAAATGATCAATGCATCGAATTACTATTCCACCTATTCCTTCCACCCCGGTGGTGCTCACATCGGTCTCGCCGATGGTTCGGTTCGATTTGTCAGCGAGAGCGTTTCAACAGCAACGATGTGTGATTACTTGACCATCGCAGGCCACGAGGTTAACGGAGAGTTATAG
- a CDS encoding flavodoxin domain-containing protein: protein MHGRLDTQLVNVFCLMSLSVVGILFATWSDGVWWIATPRADRWFIAMIILVAFAVLIWWSSRKPASAHPPPTRAQWRVIYATETGFAEEIAKQTVLRLQTSGELAERLPIDEVALDALLQYERVLFIVSTAGQGDPPEHAIAFADTVMAESPDLSGVHYAVLALGDSSYDDYCAFGRQLDQWLQWVGADCMFDRIDVDDGDPAALDRWFASLPSDSMQKICDQQRTKALSR from the coding sequence ATGCATGGTCGATTGGACACCCAACTCGTAAACGTTTTCTGTTTAATGAGTCTGTCAGTTGTGGGCATCTTGTTCGCAACTTGGAGCGACGGTGTTTGGTGGATCGCGACACCTCGCGCGGATCGTTGGTTCATCGCTATGATCATCCTCGTTGCCTTTGCGGTTTTGATCTGGTGGTCATCACGAAAGCCAGCTTCGGCTCACCCCCCGCCGACGCGGGCACAATGGCGAGTCATCTATGCTACGGAGACGGGGTTTGCCGAAGAGATTGCAAAGCAAACGGTTTTACGATTGCAAACGAGCGGTGAACTGGCTGAACGGTTGCCAATCGACGAGGTCGCGCTTGACGCTCTTCTGCAATACGAACGAGTCCTGTTTATCGTCAGCACCGCTGGTCAGGGCGATCCGCCTGAACATGCCATCGCGTTCGCTGATACCGTTATGGCCGAGTCACCCGACCTGTCGGGCGTGCATTATGCCGTACTCGCACTCGGCGATAGCAGCTACGATGATTACTGTGCCTTTGGCCGGCAGCTCGACCAATGGCTACAATGGGTCGGTGCCGACTGCATGTTTGATCGGATTGACGTGGATGACGGTGACCCAGCGGCACTCGATCGTTGGTTTGCTTCTCTTCCGAGTGACTCGATGCAGAAAATCTGTGATCAACAACGAACGAAAGCACTCTCTCGATAG